One window of Candidatus Rokuibacteriota bacterium genomic DNA carries:
- the rpsM gene encoding 30S ribosomal protein S13: protein MARIAGVDLPRDKRGEVAITYIYGIGRLLARKIFAHSGVDPNRRVKDWTEEEVARVREIIERELKVEGDLRRDVSMNIKRLMDIGCYRGIRHRRGLPVRGQRTHTNARTRKGPRRGVMVKKKPVAAAKKAGG, encoded by the coding sequence CCGCGGGACAAGCGCGGAGAGGTGGCGATTACCTACATCTACGGGATCGGTCGCTTGCTCGCGAGAAAGATCTTCGCCCACTCCGGGGTGGATCCGAACCGCCGGGTCAAGGATTGGACCGAGGAGGAAGTGGCCCGGGTCCGCGAGATCATTGAGCGCGAGCTAAAGGTGGAAGGCGATCTCCGGCGCGACGTCTCGATGAACATCAAGCGGCTGATGGACATCGGCTGTTACCGCGGGATCCGGCATCGGCGCGGCCTGCCCGTCCGCGGCCAGCGGACCCACACCAACGCGCGGACGCGCAAGGGCCCGCGGCGCGGCGTGATGGTGAAGAAGAAGCCGGTGGCGGCGGCGAAGAAGGCGGGAGGCTAA